The genomic stretch aaaaagtaaaaaaaaaattatttgctattaattagatttttattttttgagtatttgaattttatttaattaatttgaaacttttagtattaattattttcttaatcttttttaaaaagatatattttttaatttttaaagatttaattatcattttttttaaattaatcttaataaaaatggtacaatttggtagtggtcaaagttcggggggcaaaatttctaattattctacatatggcactgccacatcaagagtcaaaatgctacatcatcaatctgttagtcACCTAgaacgaaatctaacagaagtcctatattttagtaacgtgcatagttcgggggAGGGGGGATTTTTAACATCGCAAATCATTCGGAGGGCACGATCATACATTGGTCATAGTTCAGGgggcaaaaatattatttattctaaaTATTCAAGCTACATACATACGGACGACAAGAATACTATTACTCTTTTTTTTGGAAGAATCTCTTCCATCATTCTCATAATTTTAATCTAACTTggatataaatttatttaaaattttaaggaAAAGGGTAATCATTTTTACTTTTCGGTACAACACAATCTTTATATGTACATGAGGGGACGTTTTGATCTCAATTGTTTTTCATAACACTTATAACAAACATCCAATAAACTtttgagaaattttgaataatttataatgccaaaaaatataaaaaaaaaatacgcatgcaacaagttgtttgaactatattttttatactgaaaattattcagaatttcttaaaatTTGCAAAAGATTTGTTAATTAGAATAAACATTgtcatgaaaaaaatatataaaaatactcCCACGTGGCCATATATAGGGAGCATGTCGTACTAATAGCGTAAAAAGAACTATCCTACCACAAAACTTCAAAAATTTAAAACCAATTAGAGACattaatttgataatacataaatatatagatatatgttattatatatttaataactaCAACAAAATTCATCTCCCCTAGGGGTGTTCATATAAACCGCAAACCGTGGTTAGGaaccaaaccgcaccgcaccaaacTGCTAAAAACTGTAACTAATGAAACtgttttttgatggttcggtttaaCCGGACCGTTCAACTTGAATGGTTTGATCAcagtttctaattttttaaaaccaattaaactgGACCAGACtgtgattttttctaaaaaaataattttagaaatgatggttcaaaggtttgaatccctacacttaagttaatataaagTCTACCAAACCATCAAAGCCaaacaatttaattatttatgatatgtttatagtagtatttaatacatgcacaagttcctaaaactaaaaaaaaaatgtaaagtcccacattgtttagaaagtaaacatttctttttctcacttctataaaatgatcactacaacaaatttgatatacaatgacttcctacaatgtcttacaccattggtgtaagacattaaaacttatcagaggttttaaatgtctaatggtgtaagacattgaaagtttttattaatgactacaattggaagacattaaaaatggtggaagacgttggaaataggttgaGAAGTGGCCAGAGGGTCAtctaatgtctcccactgggagacgtgggacacgtggcacgtctcccactgggagacattgaatgtatagaggggtacatccaacgtctcccattgggagacgtaggacacgtggcacgtctcccaatgggagacgttggatgtacccctctatacattcaatgtctcccagtgggagacgtgccacgtgtcccacgtctctcagtgggagacgttggatgtccccctggccatttaatgaattttgggtcttcttcttcctcataacaccaaacagagagagcacaccaaacagagagcacgaaaggggctgcgattttagggttttcaaggttagttttttttaatttttatgaattttagttaattattttgataaaaaaatcataggtttagcattaggatgagtaatatacatgattttgtgttagttttacatttttatgcatttttttctatacattgttacatttatttgtttttccatggaggttttttatagatttaagatttcatagtttttttttaatttaacctatcacattgtatatatttcattataatatatatgttcatgattttttttaatttttatcattatttatttcgaaatttagatatatttttgtatgtatatttaaacttcttttttttttttaaattctaactattttgttatatatatatatatagttattatgttaaaataaatttattaaataattttaaaaatataaatatatgcaaaaatttatgtttttgttgattattgagattttaggttatgaaatttttattgattttttgtttaggttataattagtggctcattggagtttttttttatttgtttaccaatcaattacttattaggaatttagtgatatttgtttagtaatgtttaacatattaattaatttaatttcgtaggttgtgatttttgtggtgagattttagagagtactttgcatcaaaacttctatatctatcaatcacacatttgaggtaattaagtttataaaattataataataagttatatattgctagatatttagtgatattttatttattatttattaatttatttatattggtttgtggatttaatagcgaattcgattactacttgaagtaattttgctagcttttgaattattaattgcaagaggtaaatatatattctcttacttctacttttaatattattaaacaaatgttagaagagtttgaatatcttaaatattcatccatagtgaagtaggttctgagattaaaattgtgtgctgcggtgataacggaaggttgagaacttgtgtgtattagtgaagtaggttctgagaaatttgactgtgtgctgcggagctataaggaagaaacttattgtatgttgtttgaattgtttgttttgctattcacgtgtagatggttaggtcactattataggggaaatgctgcccgattttatctaggataataaacaattaattttatataggcattctataaggaagaaacttattgtatgttgtttgaattgtttgttttgttattcacatgcagatggttatgtcactattataggggaaatgctgcccgatattatttaggataataaacgattagttgagaacgggcattacttgattgaacatgcgagtcccgggcattacttgagaacggtattattaattaaaatttacaaattatttttgaaactataaatgtaatcaaataattaattaatatattttactttatatttcttgcaggtaacaagcacatcatatacagatgcacaaattgatgagttgcgacaagaatgagcgacatatatgttgccgataatccaaagttaccgacctcgttgataggtttttttttttaattttttaactctttcttcatacacaatgcaatatttgttcattttgaatatttctaacaaatattgtatttcttgtatatatctaacaaatatatttgttttatttcaatttaaattaatattatttcaatttaattaatttaaatttagattaaaataatttcaatttaaattaatattatttcaatttaattaattattaaattaatttcaatttagattaaaataatttcaatttagattaaaataatttcaatttaaattaaaataatttcaatttaaattaatattatttcaatttaattaattattaaatcaaattaaaataatattaattataaatttatttaatttatttttttaaatgtgggagactttcaatgtctcccattgggagaggtgggagacttcccacgtctcctaatgggagaggtggaaagtcaacgtttgacttttcacctctcccagtgggagacgtgggatatatacctacaatgaccctagcaacaacgtctcactaagtgggagacattgtagacttccaatgtctcccaattaaagtcataaaacctctattttgttgtagtggattcaaaatacttaaacttacaacaacaaagacaataagcttcttgtagacttttatggtcttaaaagtaaagcgaaaattattattaataataaaaaaagttttaaattttaataatttggttatatggttaaaaccaaaccaaaccgcaCAAAACCGTTTAATTTTAATGGCttggtttggtttttcattttgaaaaaaccgcatgaGCGGTTCGGTTTAAAAATTATTCTAAATCGCACCAAACCAAACCGTATACACCCCTAATCTCCCATTCTTGTAATGAGGATGGAATCACGTAAAATATATTCTTTAGTTtattaaaagtgaaaaaaaaattgtgttctTATGATTACATTACTTAATGTGGAGGGTTCTAAGTTAAAGTCCATATTAAAGGGAAGATGTCTTGTTGTTGGAACTTTTTGAAAATGAATTGttaaaaattgaaaaagtatagttgtgtgtgatatgggaaaaaTCCTACATGGATTTGAAACACTCTTCTAAGAGTGTATATAAGATACAAGTGTCATGCattggggtgtgccccaaggggtacctaGTTTAGTGTGCATGGGTGAGGACTCAtacacttgaccaccacacgcgCACACGCTGCCGTCCGACCGAGCTGAGTTGGCGAGTGGTGTGGTGTCATactttattttttgttgaaaaaattattatttaataaaataaatattttttatttattaattaatttttaaaatgatttattaAGAAGCAGTAAATGTGATCCGTTTTAATTGCATATGACCACGATATTTCCTCCCATGTTTGAAAAACGTTTTCTTATCGTTTTATACAGATCAACTTCTTTACATAAGTCAGATCAGAATAAACAGGAAGATACATATTTTTTATTGAGAAATATTCTCTTCTGATATAATCGAATTTTCTCTGAGCTTGATGGTGTAAGAGAACGAAGCCTTTCGGTGCAGAGATGAATTGTATACAGAGGTTATTTTATTCTGGAGACGGCGTAGTTGATAGACTGCTGTGCACACTTGGAgcagagccgcgaaacgtcttaaagagaacGACATAGTTCGCGACTCAGCCAGAAACTTGATCGGTAATTCGTtccaatttttatttaaattcggAATTATCACTTGTGtagtttgtttttttaatttttatctacaaattcaacttctttttaaaaatatatatatattggagaactcattgatatttttttttgaagGGAGAAAGTCTCATAATTTGACTACTTCTAAAATTTGGAGGAATTTATAGAACTAAAGGTAGGATTCAACTTTAAATAATACTAAGAAAAAGTATACTAATTTTCCAATAATCTAAATAATGACATAATAGTTTTCAAACAATAAAAAGAACTACTAATCTAAATCCACCCATCacaaacaataattttttttttcgcaTAAATTTGATTGGCTTTTTCTAAATGAGAATGTTCaagtaaaaattaaaaatcattgGATTTCCcacaataataattataataataataataataattggagTTTtgtccaaaaataaaataaaatttgttaTTGTTTATATTGAAGACAAAATTTTGGTGTGGTGTGGCTATGATTGATTAATATATGAATAGTTAGGAGCGTGGCCGGACAACAGAAAATAGTGGGTCGCGCGTGGGTTTAACCTTTAAGGCAGCAACGCGGTATGTACgggattaaacaaaaaaaaaagcttaAGAAAACTTGGTGGATAAGgaattgtccaaataattatcccATACGTACGACTCCACACTATCATCAGATCTTTCACCCAATCAGAATCTGATAATGCCATTACCATTCAAAAAGTCAAACATTTCCTTCTAAAACGaccaaaaaatccaaaaaatcaaaacaaacaaaaatttattaaagataaaaaaaaacacaaagaaacacagaacgccagtttttttttttcaacgaTCACAAGTAAAGCTGAAGAAAAAAGAAATCGTCTGAAAGCTctgagaaaaaataataataattaaattaaaaaaaaagttggagaagaagaagaagaaggaagaggaTTGTTGTCGTTTGAGATGGGAGAGGTGTCGTTTGGGAAGCTGCCGTTGGGGTTCCGGTTCCGGCCAACAGACGAGGAGCTTATCAATCATTACTTGAGGCTCAAGATTAATGGTCGCCACTCTGAGGTTGAGGTCATCCCTGAAATTGATGTCTGTAAATGGGAGCCCTCGGATTTACCTGGTATGTCTTACTTTCTCTACGTgtaattatctatatatatatatatatgcgcgTGTGTATTTCTATATGTTTGTGTTTGTGGATATAGGCTTAATTTCCTTTATTCCCACCTAAATGAATTGGGAATTATTCGTCACTGAAGATCACTCACAAGATTCCATTCTTTCTTAAATTAAAAAATTGGAAAGATCGatgaataaaaatattttttaaagggTTGTGTCGTGGAAGCCATTTTTGGAACTGGGTATAAGTTTTTGAGCTTTGTGACTTGCAGGGTTGTCAGTGATAAAGACGGATGACCCAGAGTGGTTTTTCTTTTGCCCACGTGATCGGAAGTACCCAAATGGTCAGAGGTCGAACCGGGCTACTAGTGCCGGATATTGGAAAGCCACCGGAAAGGACCGGACGATCAGGTCCCGGAGCTATAGGTCTGCGTCTAATACCACTGGCGCGATCGGTATGAAGAAGACCCTTGTTTTCTACAGAGGCCGAGCTCCTAAAGGGGTGCGCACTCACTGGATTATGCACGAGTATCGCCCCACGCTGAAGGATCTGGATGGTACGGGTCCTGGTCAGGTAATGTACTTGAAAGTAGAAAATCCTATCAAGCTTTCTTCTTTCGTCGTTTCCATACATTTCGTGGTCGTTTTTTTTAAAGAATGCTTTATGGGTATCtacgttatttatttattttgttgttgaGATTTTAAGGTTTTGGTAattgagaattttttttaattctgtaATGAATATAATTTGGATTTTTCTTTGCTTGTAGTGGATGTGATACTGAACTTCTTTTTCTACGACTGTAGTAGAATTTATACTGGTTTGATGTTGTTTTGATGAAATGCTTGAGGACTTGTCCCTGTTCATGGCACTGTTCGTTTGGTAGCTTAGTTTGTTAGTCTTGCTCTGTTAGTTAGTTTCAAGAATAAGTTGTAACATTTCTTGATGTACTCTTGAGCTTATGATTCGGTGTAAATAAGAGTTGGTTCAAACTGTTTTTCTGAACTTTGCAAAACTTCTGAGAGCCTTGTTTTCATTTTCTCTCTAAATAGATTTGTATTGTGAATTGTTTCATGGTATCAGAAGCCCTTTGACTAAGTGTACGGTATCCTTTATCATTCTTTTGAGCCTATATCAAGTTCTATTATGTTGATATGAATCATGACAAGATTTTTTGAAATGATAACAATGGTTATCAGTTTTATAATTGCTGTAACTTCATAATTTATTGCCTGTTGCATAATTTGAGCTTCTGTTTGTTTCTTATGTTGCAGGATGCCTATGTTCTCTGCCGCTTATTCCGAAAGACTGAAGAAAAGTCTGATGCTCCAAAGTATGATGAGGTGGATCAAACTGGATTATCACCCACCACAACCAAATCTTCTCCTGATGATACCTCATCGGATTTGCTTCAAGAATCAGCGACATCAGATATGGCAGCTGGAGAGGAGTCAGAAGTTATAAACAGGTGGTTAACTGATAAGTCAGACAATATGACCCCAAATGCTCAAGCACCTGTTGAAAGTGGTTCCACTAGTTATCTGACATCTGATGTGGAAGACCATGTAATAGATGAAACTCCTCTGGAGGTGATGCATCTTTTTGTACTTTTTTCCTtgttatttttgtatgaattgtAATTACTGTGATAAATCAGTTGCAGCTTCACCCTCAGAAGTCTTAACGTCTAATTGCTTCTTTACACTAGGTGCCCATGCTGATGGAAGAAAACTCAAAGTTTTGTGAGCTTGCTCATGCCCAAACTGATTATACAGCATTCTCCTCGTTGCCTTCACAAATTGAGCAACCACCCTATTCACCTTTTGCCTCTGACTTTGGCAATGATGATAATGTAATTCCTTTTATGGATGGTACTGATGAGCAAGATATATCTCTCACAGAGTTGTTGGATGAGGTCTTCCATAGCCGTGATGAGAGTTCTTCTGATAAGTTGAACTCACTGAAGAACTCAACTGTTGGAAAGGAGACCCATTTATATGCTCAGGCACAATCATTGGAGAACATACCATCAGGGACCTTATACAATGGTCCATACAACAACATGGGAGCTAATATGACCCAGGTAAGGGTAGAGGATTAAAGATTATATATCTGATTACTTGTAAAAATTCATGCATGTTAATTTTGGAGCTTACATATGTAGcttgtagttaacaaaatgttTATACATGTATGAAAAGAACAGTGTGTTCAATTGCAAGTTCTGTATAGTAATCTAGTGCTTTTCATTGTCTTCTAGCATGACATTGATACAAGAGCTTCTGCATGGTACAATGGGCAAATGGCTGCTAAGGACATGTTGCAGATGCCAGCTCTATTTGGACCTTCTCAAGTTGAAGTGCCACCTAATGATCAGGGACTTATGATGGGAAATTTGGGTGCCCCTGGGGGTAATTTTGTTGGTCAAGCTTCCCTTGGTGGTGATTATTCTATGTGGAATAATTTAGAAGAATCGAACAGTTGGAATCTTCCTGATAACCAATACAGTCATATTGGTCGAACTGGAATCAAAATTATGCCCCGTCAGCCTCATCGACCAAGTTCAGGTTTTAATGATACTCAGGGCACTGCTGGAAGAAGACTCCGCTTGAATATAAATTCATCACATGAATCAACTGCAAATGATGATGTGTGTTATGGAAATAAGAGCCATGAAGAAGAGGAAGTACAGTCAGCTGCTACAGGGGTAGGATCATAAGATGAAGCTATTTATGACATTCTGATGATACACGTTTTGCCAAATTTTGACTTTGTTTATTCTTTTGTTAAGGTCTTCAAAGCTGAGCAGAGTCATGTTAATCCCAATGGTGATTTTGGTGCTGGGACTGGAATTAAGATCAGGAACCGTGAATCTCAACCACAATCAAGTTCAAATAGTTTTATATCTCAGGGTGATTCTTCAAGAAGATTGCGTCTACAGATAAATACCATGCCTAAGTCAATTGCCAGTGACAACCTCAAAGGTGTGGACCAAAATAAAGAAAGTGAAGTGCAATTGATCATTACTGAGGTAAGAATTATAGGTGACATCGAGATCTCCCGCTGCTATTAAGCTTCAAATTTTCACGTGGTTCAAATAATTATATGATCAGGACACTACAGAAGATGCAAAGGGAAGAGAAAGAGGAGAATATGGTGTGAATTCAACTTCTACTGAGGTTAGAATCACCTGATAATGCTACACCTATGTAAGACATTCATGTATCAATCTTCATATTTTTCACTGGCAAATAATTTTGCATCTCAGGACTCTCAGAATGTGGATTACAGCGAAAAAGAAGATGAACTACTTTCAATATCTTCTCAGGTTACAATCGTCAGTTAATGCTTACCTGCTGCAGATATTCACATATCAATATTCAAATATTCACTCTGAtcatttgtatttttattttttgcatcTCAGGACTCTGTGGATGCGAACAACAGTGAAACAGAAGATGAACTAGACTCAATTTCTTCTGAGGTTAAAATCACCAGTTAAAGCTACACAACTTATACATTCACATACCAACTTTCAAAATTTCACCCTGGTTCAAAAATTATGAATTGCAGGACTTTGTTGAAGATGTAAACAACAGTGAGAAGGAAGATGAACTACAGTCAATTTCTGCTGAGGTGAATACACCTACTTTAGACATTCGCATACCAATCTTCAAATTCACTCTggtttttcaaataattttatatatCAGGACTCTATGGATGATGCTAACGACAGCGAAAAAGAAGTATGGTCAATTTCTACCGAGGTTCGTAAATTCAGTTAATGTATGATTTCTAAAGATATCCACATTTTGCAGTCTTCAAATTTTGATTATGATGGTTCAAACAATTTTGCATCCCAGGACAATGTGGAAGATGCAAACAACAGTGAAATCGAAGATGAAGTAGAGCCAACTTCTACTGAGGTAAGAATCATCAGTTTATGCACACCTAGTTCAGACATTCACATATTTATATTCAACAAATGATCTGTTATGCTCTGTGCAGACGGCAGAACCTGCTACAAAGCAGAGTCCATGCCTTGAGACGGGTAAGGAGAGTCATCATCCTTTGAAGTTTGACAGTACCAAGGAAATTGCTATAGAGTCCTTTACAGAAGTTGAAGATAAAAGCAAGGAAATCATTGAAGTATCCTCAACAAAAGAACCAAACAAGGAAAGTTTCAATAGATCATCCTTGACGAAACTGAGTTTTAGGGCAGAAACTAAGGATAAAATGTTGGGTAGCAGCGCTACGGAGGCATCAGAATCATTAGAGAAACTACCTAGACACCCTGCCCCAACTTCATCCTTTGTTATCTCCTTTGGGGTTTCTGCTGTTATAGTCTTGCTCTTAGCTTCCTTTGGCTGGAGAGCTCTAGATCTTGGTGTTGCGTGGAAGTAGGCTGTAGTTTGTAGGTTCTAGGTTCTAAGTTTCCTTCGGGTGGCTGGAGAGGCTCTAAAAGTTTTTACCTTTTTTTGGGGGGTTAAAAGAGGTGAAAGCTTGTAAATTGCAGTCATATAAATCGTTATTGGTAGCTTAGATTTATTATGATCTTTGCTTTAGAGATTAGAGTTACCTTTCAAtctttttttgtaatttattttaggCAAGTTTTCCTTTCAATCTTGGTGCATCATTTGGGAAAAAATATTGCCTTGTTAGGGTTTTACACTTTTTTGTATTATTCTTGCCCTTtcttctcattttaaaaaatatatatctatatataaaagaaaacatatacaaaaaattacACGCACTTATTTTTCAAACTCTTTACATCCCTTGTATCAATCTTGATTGTTGGGAGGCACGTCATCTGATATAGTAACGAGATATATATGAAAATTAGAAAACATAACAATATAACATGTTGTTCATATGGATACGTAAGAGCATTTTGACCGTAATTTATTTTTCATGATGATGTTTATTATATAGTGAGTCCTCTATAGGCTTtttagaaattctgaataattaaagtattgaaaataaagttcaaatTGTTTGTTGTACGtatgtttttatttaataatattatt from Humulus lupulus chromosome 5, drHumLupu1.1, whole genome shotgun sequence encodes the following:
- the LOC133778161 gene encoding protein NTM1-like 9; protein product: MGEVSFGKLPLGFRFRPTDEELINHYLRLKINGRHSEVEVIPEIDVCKWEPSDLPGLSVIKTDDPEWFFFCPRDRKYPNGQRSNRATSAGYWKATGKDRTIRSRSYRSASNTTGAIGMKKTLVFYRGRAPKGVRTHWIMHEYRPTLKDLDGTGPGQDAYVLCRLFRKTEEKSDAPKYDEVDQTGLSPTTTKSSPDDTSSDLLQESATSDMAAGEESEVINRWLTDKSDNMTPNAQAPVESGSTSYLTSDVEDHVIDETPLEVPMLMEENSKFCELAHAQTDYTAFSSLPSQIEQPPYSPFASDFGNDDNVIPFMDGTDEQDISLTELLDEVFHSRDESSSDKLNSLKNSTVGKETHLYAQAQSLENIPSGTLYNGPYNNMGANMTQHDIDTRASAWYNGQMAAKDMLQMPALFGPSQVEVPPNDQGLMMGNLGAPGGNFVGQASLGGDYSMWNNLEESNSWNLPDNQYSHIGRTGIKIMPRQPHRPSSGFNDTQGTAGRRLRLNINSSHESTANDDVCYGNKSHEEEEVQSAATGVFKAEQSHVNPNGDFGAGTGIKIRNRESQPQSSSNSFISQGDSSRRLRLQINTMPKSIASDNLKGVDQNKESEVQLIITEDTTEDAKGRERGEYGVNSTSTEDSQNVDYSEKEDELLSISSQDSVDANNSETEDELDSISSEDFVEDVNNSEKEDELQSISAEDSMDDANDSEKEVWSISTEDNVEDANNSEIEDEVEPTSTETAEPATKQSPCLETGKESHHPLKFDSTKEIAIESFTEVEDKSKEIIEVSSTKEPNKESFNRSSLTKLSFRAETKDKMLGSSATEASESLEKLPRHPAPTSSFVISFGVSAVIVLLLASFGWRALDLGVAWK